The proteins below are encoded in one region of Halorhodospira halochloris:
- the gdhA gene encoding NADP-specific glutamate dehydrogenase: MAIKLDERLEKIYQEVIKRNPGESEFHQAVHEVLETLGPVIGKHPELAEYKIIQRICEPERQIIFRVPWQDDSGQIHINRAFRVEFNSALGPYKGGMRFHPSVYLGIIKFLGFEQVFKNGLTGLPIGGGKGGSDFDPKGRSDDEIMRFCQSLMTELYRHLGEYTDIPAGDIGVGERELGYLFGQYKRITNRYESGILTGKGINWGGSCARKEATGYGTVYFLNEMLQARGLGLDGKKLVISGSGNVAIYAMQKATELGAKVIACSDSGGFVVDEKGLELDRIRRIKEIERQRISVYADEVSSARYVQEKSIWSIPCDVALPCATQNELDGHDAKELVENGCIAVAEGANMPTTPEGVRLFQQAGIAYGPGKAANAGGVATSALEMQQNASRDSWTFDYTEERLREIMVDIHRNCYETAEEYGMPGDYVSGANINGFLRVSDSMLAMGLI; encoded by the coding sequence ATGGCTATCAAGCTCGATGAAAGGCTGGAGAAGATCTATCAAGAGGTTATCAAGCGTAACCCGGGCGAGAGCGAGTTCCATCAAGCTGTCCATGAGGTCCTTGAGACTCTCGGTCCGGTTATTGGCAAGCACCCGGAGCTGGCCGAGTATAAGATCATACAGCGTATCTGTGAGCCTGAGCGGCAAATCATCTTCCGCGTGCCGTGGCAGGATGACTCAGGACAGATCCATATCAACAGGGCCTTTCGAGTCGAGTTTAATAGCGCTTTGGGGCCGTATAAGGGGGGGATGCGCTTTCACCCTTCGGTATATCTGGGAATTATCAAGTTCCTCGGTTTCGAGCAGGTCTTTAAGAATGGCCTGACCGGCTTGCCTATCGGCGGCGGCAAGGGGGGTAGTGATTTCGACCCGAAGGGGCGCTCTGACGATGAGATCATGCGCTTTTGTCAGAGCCTGATGACCGAGCTCTATCGCCACCTGGGGGAGTATACCGATATACCGGCCGGGGATATCGGGGTAGGCGAGCGTGAACTAGGCTATCTGTTTGGCCAATATAAGCGAATAACCAATCGCTACGAGTCGGGAATCCTGACCGGCAAGGGCATAAATTGGGGTGGTAGCTGCGCGCGCAAGGAGGCCACCGGCTATGGTACGGTCTACTTCCTCAATGAGATGCTCCAGGCCCGCGGCTTGGGGTTGGATGGCAAAAAGCTAGTTATCTCCGGGTCCGGCAATGTTGCCATCTATGCCATGCAGAAGGCGACTGAACTAGGGGCTAAGGTTATAGCCTGTTCCGACTCGGGCGGGTTTGTGGTTGATGAAAAGGGCCTGGAGCTTGACCGAATCCGGCGCATCAAGGAGATCGAGCGCCAGCGGATAAGCGTATACGCCGATGAGGTCAGCTCGGCCCGCTATGTCCAGGAAAAAAGTATCTGGTCGATTCCCTGCGATGTCGCCCTGCCTTGTGCGACTCAGAACGAGTTGGATGGCCACGACGCCAAAGAGCTCGTAGAAAACGGCTGTATCGCCGTTGCTGAAGGGGCGAATATGCCCACCACCCCGGAGGGAGTACGGCTATTTCAGCAAGCCGGGATCGCATATGGGCCGGGCAAGGCTGCCAACGCCGGCGGGGTCGCGACGAGCGCCTTGGAGATGCAGCAAAACGCCAGCCGCGATTCGTGGACGTTTGATTATACCGAGGAGCGGTTGCGGGAGATAATGGTCGACATCCATCGTAATTGCTATGAGACAGCCGAAGAGTACGGTATGCCGGGCGATTACGTCTCGGGCGCGAACATCAACGGCTTCCTGCGGGTGAGTGACTCGATGCTGGCTATGGGGCTAATCTGA
- a CDS encoding NapC/NirT family cytochrome c, which yields MADERAGNRGVAAVLGFVAIGIVIGLIVAAGSATMVEVTNKTEYCVSCHIYDDLYEDYKQTAHYSNTTGFKAGCVDCHLPFDNWWNMVTTKADHGIGAMWKYYIGGVNTPEDLAERREELADSVFEWFQETNSKTCKSCHSPQRWNLDEQSSRAQQAHDGLDEDDGCIGCHRQDAAHPPTD from the coding sequence GTGGCAGATGAGAGAGCTGGAAATCGAGGTGTCGCTGCGGTGCTGGGTTTTGTGGCCATCGGCATCGTCATCGGGTTAATAGTGGCTGCAGGCAGCGCTACTATGGTCGAGGTGACTAATAAAACCGAGTACTGCGTCTCCTGCCACATCTATGATGATCTCTATGAGGATTACAAGCAGACTGCGCACTATAGCAACACAACAGGATTCAAGGCTGGCTGTGTCGATTGCCACCTGCCGTTCGATAACTGGTGGAATATGGTCACCACCAAGGCCGACCACGGCATAGGTGCTATGTGGAAATATTACATAGGTGGGGTTAATACCCCGGAGGACCTCGCCGAACGCCGCGAGGAGCTTGCTGATAGTGTCTTTGAGTGGTTTCAGGAGACCAATAGCAAAACCTGTAAAAGTTGCCATTCACCGCAGCGTTGGAACCTCGACGAGCAGAGCTCCCGCGCGCAGCAGGCCCATGATGGGTTGGATGAGGATGACGGTTGCATTGGCTGTCATCGACAAGACGCGGCCCATCCGCCCACAGATTAA
- the gltX gene encoding glutamate--tRNA ligase — MSMIRTRFAPSPTGYLHIGGARTALYSWLHTRRHGGRFVLRIEDTDRERSTPEAVNAILEGMSWLGLDYDEGPFYQTERFERYHEHLQHLLESGQAYYCYCTRERLERVRAEQQERKEKPRYDGRCRDLSGPPSDEVSDEPVVRFRTPLEGHVVINDGIRGKVKFDNSELDDLIIARSDGSPTYNFTVVIDDLEMGVTDVIRGDDHLNNTPRQVHLYHALGVEAPRFAHVPMILGEDGKRLSKRHGSVSVLQYRDEGYLPEALLNYLVRLGWSHGDQEVFSVDELIQLFDINDVNHSASTFNPSKLLWLNQQHIMGSDPAHIARHVAPFLSERGADPVSGPPLEEVVRAQQERAKTLVEMADNSLFFYKSPDSYDEKAAKKNLTADTAAILEHCAHCFAGLPSWDRESIHGVVNESAQTFEVKMGKVAQPLRVAVTGTTVSPPIDVTLELLGRDEVVSRVNAAVEWVRAKAA; from the coding sequence ATGAGCATGATCCGTACCCGTTTTGCCCCGAGCCCGACCGGTTATCTGCACATCGGCGGTGCCCGCACCGCTCTGTACTCCTGGCTGCACACTCGCCGCCATGGCGGTCGCTTTGTGCTGCGTATCGAGGATACCGACCGCGAGCGCTCTACCCCCGAGGCGGTTAACGCCATACTCGAGGGGATGTCATGGCTTGGGCTGGATTATGACGAGGGTCCTTTCTATCAGACCGAGCGCTTTGAGCGTTACCACGAGCACTTGCAGCACCTTCTCGAGAGCGGCCAGGCCTACTACTGCTACTGCACCCGGGAGCGCCTTGAGCGGGTGCGTGCCGAGCAGCAGGAGCGTAAGGAGAAGCCGCGTTATGATGGCCGCTGTCGTGACCTGAGTGGGCCGCCATCAGATGAGGTAAGTGACGAGCCGGTGGTGCGCTTTCGCACGCCGCTGGAAGGCCATGTAGTGATCAACGATGGTATTCGCGGTAAGGTCAAGTTCGATAACTCCGAGCTTGATGATCTTATCATCGCCCGCTCCGATGGCTCGCCCACTTATAACTTCACTGTCGTTATCGATGATCTGGAGATGGGGGTGACCGATGTAATTCGTGGTGATGATCATCTCAATAACACCCCGCGCCAGGTCCATCTTTATCATGCACTCGGGGTCGAAGCGCCGCGCTTTGCCCACGTGCCGATGATCCTCGGTGAGGACGGTAAGCGGCTGTCCAAGCGCCACGGTTCGGTTAGTGTGCTGCAGTATCGTGACGAGGGCTACCTGCCCGAGGCGTTGCTCAACTACTTGGTGCGGCTAGGCTGGTCGCACGGCGATCAGGAAGTTTTCAGCGTCGATGAGCTGATCCAGCTGTTCGATATCAACGACGTTAACCACTCCGCTTCGACCTTCAATCCGTCTAAGCTGCTGTGGCTTAACCAGCAGCACATAATGGGCTCTGATCCGGCTCACATCGCCCGGCATGTGGCTCCGTTTCTCAGCGAGAGGGGAGCAGATCCGGTCTCTGGACCGCCGTTGGAAGAAGTAGTACGCGCCCAGCAGGAGCGGGCCAAGACTTTGGTCGAGATGGCGGATAACAGTCTGTTTTTCTACAAGAGCCCCGACTCTTATGACGAGAAGGCAGCGAAGAAGAACCTGACCGCTGACACTGCAGCTATTCTAGAGCATTGTGCTCACTGTTTTGCCGGTCTGCCCAGTTGGGATAGGGAGAGCATCCACGGGGTTGTCAATGAGTCGGCACAGACCTTCGAGGTAAAGATGGGTAAGGTGGCGCAGCCGTTGCGGGTGGCTGTCACTGGTACAACGGTATCACCGCCA
- the gspD gene encoding type II secretion system secretin GspD: protein MFSLNNNQNHHNTTYPRVIYAAYVLLSVLALIYTTNLQADKTDGDPWAEGDGGVTLNFEDADIESVVAMVAERTGRNFIVDPRVSGEITIISHHPVDDQQLYQVFLSALQIHGFAAIPVDGAIRIVPKNIAKRDQVPVDEGETAHGEYDFVTRVIEVEHSEAGELVPLLRPLISDEAELAAYQETNTLIISESAGNIERIKRILAQVDRDTSGTTEVIRLDNASASEMVEMVTDIEPEERAGRRLVLTADERSNSVLVAGDPTRRSAVLKLIEELDEQLSEEEGTAVSYLRYADAEEIVPVLEGLAEGMMDGAEEMADISIHAHESTNSLVIDGPPDAVESLRSVVNRLDVRRAQVHVEAIIAEVSADRERELGVQWGALGERGVGVINFGAAGEGSLSNIARAVEEGTPPGVSGITAGAADRGGNLGAMLRVLASHSDTNILSTPSIMTMDNEEAEIVVGQNVPFVTGRAIEESGQAFSSIQREDVGIQLRIVPQINEGDALKLEIEKEISGVEDPPDGAEDLVTSMRSITTTAMVDDGQIIVLGGLIDDQVSAGTQRVPGLSSIPFLGRLFRYEQADQQKQNLMVFIRPRIVENRDDARAVTSPKYTMMRNRQLASQQRGVGYMDGNDVPVLEEAADLMSLPPAYEEQAGVSDHDAGGRIGRPPRPGH from the coding sequence ATGTTTAGCCTGAATAACAACCAAAATCACCACAATACCACCTACCCCCGGGTTATTTACGCAGCGTATGTGCTGTTATCTGTTCTAGCTCTAATCTATACAACTAACCTGCAAGCCGATAAGACAGACGGGGACCCCTGGGCTGAGGGCGACGGTGGAGTTACGCTCAACTTTGAAGATGCTGATATCGAGTCCGTAGTGGCGATGGTCGCCGAACGCACCGGTCGCAACTTCATTGTTGATCCACGGGTTAGCGGCGAGATAACCATAATCTCTCACCATCCGGTAGATGATCAACAGCTTTACCAGGTCTTTCTGTCTGCGCTGCAGATTCACGGATTCGCGGCCATTCCAGTAGATGGGGCAATACGTATAGTCCCCAAAAATATCGCCAAACGTGACCAGGTGCCGGTAGACGAGGGCGAGACCGCACACGGTGAATACGATTTTGTGACTCGGGTTATTGAGGTGGAGCACTCCGAGGCTGGCGAGCTAGTCCCTCTGCTGCGCCCGCTAATCTCTGATGAGGCCGAATTGGCCGCCTACCAAGAGACCAACACCCTTATAATCTCTGAATCGGCAGGAAATATTGAGCGTATCAAGCGGATACTCGCTCAAGTCGACCGCGATACCAGCGGCACCACCGAGGTGATCAGGCTAGATAACGCCTCGGCCAGTGAGATGGTCGAGATGGTTACTGATATAGAGCCCGAGGAGCGGGCTGGCCGGCGCCTCGTCCTGACTGCCGATGAGCGCAGCAACAGCGTTTTGGTGGCTGGAGACCCGACTCGGCGCAGTGCCGTACTCAAGCTTATCGAGGAACTCGATGAGCAACTATCCGAAGAGGAAGGCACCGCGGTTTCCTATCTGCGCTACGCCGATGCCGAAGAGATCGTCCCAGTCCTAGAGGGGCTAGCAGAAGGGATGATGGACGGTGCTGAGGAGATGGCCGATATCAGCATCCATGCCCACGAGAGCACCAACTCTCTGGTCATTGATGGGCCGCCGGACGCGGTAGAGTCGTTGCGTAGCGTGGTCAACAGACTCGATGTTCGGCGCGCTCAGGTCCATGTCGAGGCGATCATTGCCGAGGTGTCCGCCGATCGGGAACGCGAACTCGGTGTGCAGTGGGGAGCGCTTGGCGAGCGTGGTGTTGGGGTGATCAATTTTGGGGCCGCCGGTGAGGGCTCGCTGAGCAACATCGCTCGAGCAGTTGAAGAAGGAACGCCGCCGGGCGTATCTGGTATTACAGCTGGGGCAGCCGACCGCGGCGGCAATCTAGGCGCCATGTTGCGTGTACTTGCTAGCCACTCCGACACTAACATCCTCTCAACCCCCTCTATAATGACCATGGACAACGAGGAGGCCGAGATTGTGGTCGGCCAGAATGTCCCCTTTGTAACCGGTCGCGCCATTGAGGAGTCGGGGCAGGCTTTCTCCTCTATCCAACGCGAAGACGTCGGCATTCAATTACGTATAGTACCCCAGATAAATGAGGGTGACGCCTTGAAACTGGAAATAGAGAAGGAAATCTCCGGTGTCGAAGACCCTCCCGATGGTGCCGAGGACCTGGTTACCAGCATGCGTTCCATAACCACAACTGCAATGGTCGACGATGGTCAGATCATTGTCCTTGGCGGCCTAATAGACGATCAAGTAAGCGCTGGCACCCAAAGGGTGCCCGGACTGAGCAGCATCCCTTTTCTTGGGCGGCTGTTTCGCTATGAGCAGGCGGATCAGCAAAAGCAAAACCTCATGGTCTTCATCCGCCCGCGCATCGTTGAGAACCGCGATGACGCCAGGGCTGTGACTAGCCCCAAATACACCATGATGCGCAACCGTCAGCTCGCCTCACAGCAGCGCGGCGTAGGCTATATGGATGGGAACGACGTGCCGGTGCTCGAAGAGGCTGCCGATCTAATGAGCCTGCCCCCTGCATACGAGGAACAGGCCGGGGTCTCTGATCACGATGCTGGGGGGAGGATCGGCCGCCCTCCCCGTCCGGGCCATTGA
- a CDS encoding HD-GYP domain-containing protein gives MVANRGESSRIQIDVCYLRPGLYVTDLGVHWAKHPFLKNQFELDAQSILKIRGMELKKVEIDLDRSSPDAVRDLYGPAWVAEEDDSDNAESESEPAHEDTSLTGAKGLGGSAKARPGKVTREARRFVRGMLEGARAGKSIDMKDVNSVTEEIYSSLCTNKNAMLALGRVRSLDGYTYQHSVNVGVLMMAFGRYLEMDHKQVQLLGAAGLLHDIGKAFVPEHILLKPDRLSNEEYKTIKAHPSKGAQLLRGQQGIHPLIVEVAEKHHERVDGTGYPFRLEEKQLRREVMMAAIVDVYDAVTAVRAYHRGKPPAGGLKVIIDGKGTHFNAELAYDFVRCIGVYPVGSLVRTNADQLGIVLECTAHEPSRPMLRVVYDIKRDKKLTSPYILDLGESASKLQVVGYEDPEKWSIKPEKYLGY, from the coding sequence ATGGTGGCAAACAGGGGGGAAAGTTCTCGCATACAGATCGATGTGTGCTATTTACGCCCCGGCCTATACGTGACCGATCTTGGCGTACACTGGGCCAAACATCCCTTCTTAAAAAACCAGTTTGAGCTGGATGCCCAATCTATCCTAAAAATCCGTGGGATGGAGCTTAAAAAGGTAGAAATTGACCTGGATAGAAGCTCGCCAGATGCAGTGCGCGACCTGTATGGGCCGGCTTGGGTAGCCGAGGAGGACGATTCGGACAACGCTGAGAGCGAGTCGGAGCCAGCGCATGAAGATACCTCCCTGACTGGAGCCAAAGGACTGGGTGGTAGTGCTAAGGCCCGTCCCGGCAAGGTTACCCGTGAAGCAAGGCGCTTTGTACGCGGCATGCTGGAAGGTGCTCGCGCCGGCAAGTCCATCGACATGAAGGATGTCAACTCAGTAACCGAGGAGATTTACTCATCTCTGTGCACCAATAAAAACGCAATGCTTGCCCTAGGGCGGGTTCGCTCGCTCGATGGCTACACATATCAGCATAGTGTGAATGTCGGTGTGCTGATGATGGCCTTTGGCCGTTACCTTGAGATGGATCATAAGCAGGTACAGCTGCTCGGCGCCGCCGGCTTGCTCCACGACATCGGCAAGGCCTTCGTGCCAGAGCATATACTGCTCAAACCGGATCGCCTGTCGAATGAAGAGTACAAGACCATCAAGGCCCACCCATCCAAAGGGGCACAGCTGTTGCGCGGACAGCAGGGGATACATCCGTTAATTGTCGAGGTAGCTGAGAAGCACCATGAGCGTGTCGATGGGACGGGGTATCCTTTCCGCCTGGAGGAGAAACAGCTGCGCCGCGAAGTCATGATGGCCGCTATAGTGGATGTCTACGACGCCGTAACCGCAGTGCGCGCCTATCATCGGGGCAAGCCGCCGGCTGGTGGCTTAAAGGTTATAATAGATGGCAAGGGTACCCACTTTAATGCCGAGCTAGCTTATGATTTCGTTCGCTGCATAGGCGTCTATCCGGTAGGCAGCCTGGTGCGCACCAATGCCGATCAACTCGGCATTGTCCTGGAGTGCACCGCGCATGAGCCATCACGCCCGATGCTCCGCGTGGTCTACGATATCAAACGGGACAAGAAGCTGACCTCGCCATATATCCTTGATCTTGGTGAAAGTGCCAGCAAGCTACAGGTTGTAGGCTACGAGGATCCAGAGAAATGGTCGATAAAACCGGAGAAATACCTCGGATATTAA
- a CDS encoding ATP-binding protein, with protein sequence MTKPTRVLERVEGLIERLEQIIDTPNAEPDWSTATAFRWRCASRFGHCKLEPIRRPHRIDIANLHGIEQQKQTLERNTRQHLAGLPANNALLWGARGTGKSSLIKALHSSYAEHGLRVIEVEPEHLGDLPDILELTAERPERFVIFCDDLSFNANDQQYRALKAVLDGSLTSSADNTLLYVTSNRRHLVPEQMQDNQQARVYDNEIHPGDSVEERISLAERFGIRLSFHPFDQERYLQICRAWLEHLGHRDPAGERVRRAALAYALDRGSRSGRVAWQFARDWAGRHQLGEEHLD encoded by the coding sequence ATGACTAAGCCTACAAGAGTTCTTGAGCGTGTTGAGGGGCTGATTGAACGGCTCGAGCAGATTATCGACACCCCCAACGCCGAACCCGACTGGTCTACCGCAACCGCTTTCCGGTGGCGCTGCGCAAGCAGATTTGGCCACTGTAAACTGGAGCCGATCCGTCGTCCCCACCGCATAGATATAGCCAATTTACACGGCATCGAGCAGCAAAAACAGACACTTGAGCGCAACACCCGGCAGCATTTGGCCGGCCTGCCTGCCAACAATGCCCTGCTCTGGGGCGCCCGGGGCACCGGCAAATCATCCTTGATTAAGGCGCTGCACAGCTCCTACGCCGAGCACGGCCTGCGGGTTATCGAAGTCGAGCCTGAGCACTTAGGCGATCTGCCCGATATCCTTGAGCTTACCGCCGAGCGCCCGGAGCGGTTTGTGATCTTCTGTGACGATCTTTCCTTCAATGCCAACGATCAGCAGTACCGGGCCCTTAAGGCCGTCCTCGATGGCTCACTGACCTCCAGCGCTGATAACACCCTATTGTACGTCACCTCTAACCGTCGCCACCTAGTCCCGGAGCAGATGCAGGATAACCAGCAGGCGCGCGTCTACGATAATGAGATCCACCCAGGGGATAGCGTCGAGGAACGGATATCGCTCGCTGAACGCTTCGGCATTCGCCTCTCCTTCCACCCTTTCGATCAGGAGCGCTATCTGCAGATTTGCCGCGCCTGGCTGGAGCATCTAGGCCATCGCGATCCGGCAGGCGAACGTGTCCGCCGAGCGGCATTAGCTTATGCTCTGGATCGTGGCTCGCGCAGTGGTAGGGTCGCATGGCAATTTGCCCGTGACTGGGCAGGCCGCCACCAACTTGGCGAGGAGCACCTAGATTAG